CCGGGCCAGAGGCCCATCTGCTCATACTCCGGTTTCTGCCAGCCGGTCACCAGGTTGACGCCGAAGCGTCCTTCGGCGATGGAGTCGATGGTGGCGGCCATACGCGCCACAATCGCCGGCGGCAGGGTCAGCGTCGCCGCCGTGGCGTAAATTTCGATGCGCGACGTTACCGCCGCCAGGCCCGCCATCAGCGTGAAAGATTCCAGGTTGTGATCCCAGAACTCCGTTTTGCCGCCGAAGCCGCGCAGCTTGATCATCGATAGCGCGAAATCGAAATGGTAATGCTCCGCTTTTTGGACGATCGCCTTATTGAGTTCAAATGTGGGCATATACTGCGGCGCGTGGCTGGAAATCAGCCAGCCGTTGTTACCGACAGGAATAAAGACGCCTATTTTCATGTGAAACCCTCATGGTTGGATGATTGCCGATCGCGCTGCGGTGCATCCTGCCTCCTGTTCCGGCGGCGCTCAAAGGAGAGAAAGCAAAGGGCGTGCCATAAAAAATAAAGACAATTTATTCAGCCAGATAACTCAAAAGGCGTAGTTTATGACCCCGCGCGCTGCGCCAAAACGGACCGTTTGGTCAAAAAACGCTGCACAAAAAGCAGGCGGAAAGGCGCCAGGCATGTGCAGAGCCGGAGGCAGCTTTTCCCATCTCTGCTAAGATGCAGCGCGAACAGAGTGGAGAAAGGAGCAGGAGAGAGTGGAAAACAAGGCACCTACACGGCGCGCGCAGGCGGTAGCGGCGAAGCGCTCGGCGATCCTTGATGCTGCGCTGACGTACTTTTCGCAGTTCGGCATGCACGGCACTCGCCTGGATAAAGTGGCCGAGCGCGCCGGCGTGTCGAAAACAAACCTGCTCTACTATTTTCCTTCGAAAGAGGCGCTCTATATCGCGGTGTTAAAAGCGATCCTGGATGTCTGGCTGGCGCCGCTGCGTGCGCTGCGCGAGGATCAGGATCCGCTGGCGGCGATTCGTCACTACATCCAGCTTAAGCTCGAGGTCTCGCGCGATCATCCTCAGGCTTCGCGGCTTTTCTGCCTGGAGATGCTGCAGGGCGCGCCGCTGCTGAAGGCGGAGCTGGAGGGCGATCTTAAGGCGCTGATTGATGAGAAGTCGCGGGTGATAGAAAACTGGATCGTGCAGAAGCGGCTGGCGCCGGTAGAGCCGCAGCACCTGATTTTTATGCTCTGGGCGACGACGCAGCACTATGCGGACTTTTCCGTGCAGGTAGAGGCGATCACCGGCCGCACTCTGACTGATCCGGCGTTTTTCCAGCAAACGGTCGCCAATGTGCAGCATATGGTGATCGAAGGTATCCGTATCCGTTAGGCGTCGGCGAAAACTTTACTTTCAGCGCGGCGGGATCCTGCCAGGCTTAGAGCGTTAGGGTGCAACGCAGGAGCAAACATGGATTCCGTTTCACAGTGGGTTCTCGGCGCCTCGGTGTCGATGGCCGTTATGGGCCGCCGGGTGCCGCTTTGGCAATCGGCGCTGGTGGGCGCGTTCTGCGGCACGCTGCCCGACCTTGATGTGTTTCTCGATCATGGCGATGCAATCAGTAATATGACGCTGCATCGCACCGAAAGTCATGCGCTGTTCTGGCTGACGCTCATTTCTCCCCTGCTCGCCTGGCTGCTCGCCGGGGCGCTGAAGCAAACCTTTCAGTGGGTTCGCTGGTGGCCGGCTGTCTGGCTGGCATTGATTACCCATCCGCTGCTCGATTTGATGACGGTGTATGGCACCCAGCTCGGCCTGCCGTTTACCGATTACCCCTGGGCTATCGGCAGCGTGTTTATTGTCGATCCGCTCTATACGCTGCCGCTGATTATCGGCCTGATCGCTGCTTTTTGGCGGCGCGAAGCGCGCTGGAGCCGCGCCGGACTGGCAGTAAGCTCACTCTATCTGCTCTGGAGCGTGGCGGTGCAGGGCATCGCCACCGGGCAGACGGCGCCGCAGGTCGCGCGGCTGGCAGGCGAGAACGCGCGGCTGCTGGTCACGCCCACCGCTTTTAACACCCTGGTCTGGCGCGTGGTGGCGGTGACGCCGGAGCAATATTACGAAGGTTACTGGTCGCTGTTGTCGCCCCGGCGCCCGCTGCAGCTTAGCGCGCACTCTCGTGGCGCAGCGCTTTACCCGCAGTGGCAAGGGGATGGGGCGGTAGAGCGGGTCGCCTGGTTCAGCCACGGCTTTTTTGCGCTGCGCGAGCAGCAGGGCCATCTGCTGATCAGCGATCTGCGCATGGGCGAAGCGCCGCACTTCACCTTTACCTTCGATTTGGGCACGCCGCAGGCGCGTGATCCGCATCCGACGCGTCTGCCTTCCGCGCGGCCCTCGCTGGCGGAGAGCTGGCGAACGCTGCGTCAGCGCTTATAAAGAAAAAGGGCGAACCTCGGTTCGCCCTTTTTGCGCTATCGCCCGATCAGCGTGCCTTGCGGCGACGCATCCACCAGCCGAAGCCCAGCATAATAAACCACAGCGGCGTGACTATCAGCGCGTTGCGGGTATCTTCCTGCAGGGTCAGCAGAACGATAACAAAGGCGAAGAAGGCCAGGCAGACCCAGCACATCACCTTGCCCAGCGGCATTTTAAAGGTGGACTGGCGGTGACGCTCCGGATACTTCTTACGGTACGCCATGTACGAGCAGAGGATAATGCTCCAGACGAACATAAACAGGATGGCCGAAACGGTGGTGACCATGGTGAAAACCGTCATCACGTTAGGGATCAGGTAGATCAGCGCCACGCCCGCCAGCAGGCAGAAGCAGGAGAAGAACAGCCCCGAGGTCGGCACCGCGCGCGCCGAGAGGCGACCGAAGGTGCGGTGCGCGACGCCCTGTTCCGCCAGGCCGTAAAGCATACGGCTGGTGGAGAAGATGCCGCTGTTGGCGGAGGAGGCCGCAGAGGTTAGCACCACGAAGTTAACGATGCTGGCCGCCGCCGGCAGGCCAATCAGCATAAACATCTCAACGAACGGGCTGCGATCGGCCACCACGCTGTCCCAGGGCGTCACCGCCATAATCACCATCAGTGCCAGTACATAAAACATAATGACGCGCAGCGGAATAGCGTTGATGGCGCGCGGCAATACCTTATGCGGATCGTGGGTTTCTGCGGCGGCAGTGCCTACCAGCTCAATGCCGACAAAGGCGAAAACGGCGATCTGGAAGCCGGCGAAGAAGCCGCTCAGCCCTTTCGGGAACATACCGCCATGATCCCAGATGTTGGAGAGCGCCGCCGTGCCGCCGCCAGGCGAGGGATAGTGCATCGCCACCAGCACGACGCCGGTAACAATCAGTGCGACGATGGCGACGATTTTAATAATCGCGAACCAGAATTCCATCTCGCCGAACATCTTCACCGTCACGATATTCAGCGCAAGGAACACCACCACGCAGAGCAGGGCGCTCATCCAGATGGAGAAATCGGGGAACCAGAGCTGGAAATAGGCGCTGATCGCCACCACGTCGGCGATGCCGGTCACCACCCAGCAGAACCAGTAGGTCCAGCCGGTAAAGTAGCCCGCCCAGGGGCCGAGCAGGTCGGCGGCGAAATCGCTAAAGGATTTGTATTCCAGATTCGACAACAGCAGCTCGCCCATGGCGCGCATGACGAAAAACAGCATAAAGCCGATGATCATATAGACGAAAATGATCGACGGTCCCGCCAGGCTGATGGTTTTCCCGGAGCCCATAAACAGGCCGGTGCCGATCGCGCCGCCGATAGCCATTAGCTGAATATGACGATTATGCAGGCTGCGCCGGAGCTTATCCGGGCCTTCTGCTTTTTGCAGTGTACTTTTCACGTTGTCTACCATGGAGTGGTTCCTGTCTGTGATGTTGTGCGGCTCTGCTGGCCGATATTTATCGTTCTTACCGGCAGGTAAGTTGGCATAAGATAGTGTAATTAACGGATTAACAGCTAATGATTTTTGCCAATCCTACAGGATCTCTCGCCCGATGTTGGCATCATTTATTTACGTCTGGTGCAAAGGCGCAACTTTTATGCAGCATGGGTATAAAAAACGCATCATTGCTCTCTTTTGCAGCAAACGGCGGCGGACTGACTACACTTAATCAGCAACCGCAACGGCGGCTAACGGGAGAAACAGGTGAAAGGCATCGCGATCGCGCTGATGATAATAGTGGCCGCGCTGGCGGGTTTTCCCTGGCTTAAGCATCATCTGCCGACCTACCTGAATCCCTTTGCGCCGCTCTCGGTGACCGATCCGCCCGGCTGGGTCACGCGCTATAAGCTGCAGCGTATCCGACACGATCCCGCTGCCTGTCTGGCGGTGCTGGAACGCGCGCGCGCGGCAGGGCTGGTGAACTTTACCCGGCCGCCGCCGATGCATGGCGCCTGCCCGCTGGCGATGCCGATTCGCATCCAGCGCTTTGCCGGCGTAGGACTCAGCAGCAGCTTTCTCGCCAGCTGCCCGCTGGCGGTGAGCAGCACCATGTTTATATTGCAGGCGAACCGGCGCGCGCTTGCCGCGCCGCAGCGCTCACCGCTGCGGCAGGTC
This DNA window, taken from Mixta gaviniae, encodes the following:
- the cycA gene encoding D-serine/D-alanine/glycine transporter; its protein translation is MVDNVKSTLQKAEGPDKLRRSLHNRHIQLMAIGGAIGTGLFMGSGKTISLAGPSIIFVYMIIGFMLFFVMRAMGELLLSNLEYKSFSDFAADLLGPWAGYFTGWTYWFCWVVTGIADVVAISAYFQLWFPDFSIWMSALLCVVVFLALNIVTVKMFGEMEFWFAIIKIVAIVALIVTGVVLVAMHYPSPGGGTAALSNIWDHGGMFPKGLSGFFAGFQIAVFAFVGIELVGTAAAETHDPHKVLPRAINAIPLRVIMFYVLALMVIMAVTPWDSVVADRSPFVEMFMLIGLPAAASIVNFVVLTSAASSANSGIFSTSRMLYGLAEQGVAHRTFGRLSARAVPTSGLFFSCFCLLAGVALIYLIPNVMTVFTMVTTVSAILFMFVWSIILCSYMAYRKKYPERHRQSTFKMPLGKVMCWVCLAFFAFVIVLLTLQEDTRNALIVTPLWFIMLGFGWWMRRRKAR
- a CDS encoding metal-dependent hydrolase, which produces MDSVSQWVLGASVSMAVMGRRVPLWQSALVGAFCGTLPDLDVFLDHGDAISNMTLHRTESHALFWLTLISPLLAWLLAGALKQTFQWVRWWPAVWLALITHPLLDLMTVYGTQLGLPFTDYPWAIGSVFIVDPLYTLPLIIGLIAAFWRREARWSRAGLAVSSLYLLWSVAVQGIATGQTAPQVARLAGENARLLVTPTAFNTLVWRVVAVTPEQYYEGYWSLLSPRRPLQLSAHSRGAALYPQWQGDGAVERVAWFSHGFFALREQQGHLLISDLRMGEAPHFTFTFDLGTPQARDPHPTRLPSARPSLAESWRTLRQRL
- the rutR gene encoding HTH-type transcriptional regulator RutR; its protein translation is MENKAPTRRAQAVAAKRSAILDAALTYFSQFGMHGTRLDKVAERAGVSKTNLLYYFPSKEALYIAVLKAILDVWLAPLRALREDQDPLAAIRHYIQLKLEVSRDHPQASRLFCLEMLQGAPLLKAELEGDLKALIDEKSRVIENWIVQKRLAPVEPQHLIFMLWATTQHYADFSVQVEAITGRTLTDPAFFQQTVANVQHMVIEGIRIR
- a CDS encoding extensin family protein, with translation MIIVAALAGFPWLKHHLPTYLNPFAPLSVTDPPGWVTRYKLQRIRHDPAACLAVLERARAAGLVNFTRPPPMHGACPLAMPIRIQRFAGVGLSSSFLASCPLAVSSTMFILQANRRALAAPQRSPLRQVEHVGSYACRNIYHRAQGRRSEHATADAWDVTAFRQANGARISVGRDWRRQGAEGDLLRQWFSDSCVWFGNALGPDYNAAHATHFHLGMQGYGICR